The Granulicella cerasi region GAACACTTCATTCGACCCCTGCAAGGCAGTGCTGTAGTTCGCCGAAACGGCGGTCGTCGTTGTCGCGGGTGGAATCGCGAGCGTCGTCACCGAAGAGGTGCTGCCCGCGCAGTTCGTGTCGCCGAGGTAGATCGCGTAAATCTTGTAGGAAGTCGTCGTCGGCACAGTCAGCGAGTAGCTGGCCTGGTTGGAACTCAGCAGCTGGGTCGATACGGCTGATCCGTTGACGTAGAACGTCACGCCGCCCGTGCAGGTTGCGTTCGTCGTGGCGTACGCGAAGGCGACGTAGGCAGTCAGCGTTTCCTGCACGCCCGCCGTCGGCGTCGTGGGAGTCGCTCCGAGGTTCGTCACCGTGACCACCTTCGTCACGAGCAGACCCGCCGACGACGAAAGTCCCGTGCAGCTGAAGTTCGTGCCCGTGCAGGTGGCGGTGACCGTGTAGTTGCCCGCCGCCGGAGCCTGGAAGGTCACCGACGCTGATGCGGTCGTCGTGCTCGTCGTATTTAGCGTCGCCACGTAAACGATGTTCGATCCGCCGGCGTTCGGAGTCAGCGTAAAGGTCACCGTGCCCGCCGGCCCCGTCGTGCCGCTCGTGGGAATCGCCGTCAGTCCGATCGACAGCGTCACGCTCGATCCATACGGGACCGATTGCGGGCTCACCGACAGCGCGAAGTTTGCGGTGGCCGTGGAAGACACCGTCACCGCCGTGGCCGAGGAGGTGCTCGTCGCGTAGGTGGCATCGCCGCTGTACACCGCGGTGATGTTCTGCGTTCCCGCCGTCGTCAGCGTCACGGTCAGGCTTGCGGCTCCGCTTGCGAGGCTCGCCGTACCCAGTGTTCCCTGCGTTGCGGAAACAAAAGTCACCGTGCCCGTCGGCACCGTGGTCGAACTCGTCGCACCCGACGCAACCTTGGCCGTCAGCGTGACGCTCCCACCAGAGCTGACGGAACTCGCGCTTGAGGTCAGCGTCGTCGTCGAAGCTACCGTGCCGCTCGCTGCGGCTGTCGCCACCGCCGCGCTCGTGCTCGAACTGTACGTAGAGTCACCCGAGTACACCGCATAGTAGGTATGCGCGGTCGTGCTGCTGAGCGTGGTTGTGGTGAAGGTGCCGGTTGCCGTGGTGCCCGAAACCACCAGCGTGGCCGCGGGCGTCAGCGCCACACCGTCCTGGTAGAACGTCACCGTTCCCGTTGGCGTCGTCGTGCCCGAGAACACAACCGTCGCCTTGAGTGTCGTGAGACTGCCCGAAACCGGAGGATTCGGCGAAACGGCAAGCGTTGTCGTGGTCGTCGTGGCTCCAGATGCCGCAGTCGAGACCGCCGCACTCGTGCTTGCCGCATAGGTCCCGTCGCCCGAATAAGCGGCGGAGTAGCTGTGCGTCGAAGTGCCGGAAAGCACCGTAGAGGTGTAGGTCGCCGTGCCGCTCGTCACCGTCGCAGCGGGCGTCAACGCCACACCATCCTGGTAGAACGTTACCGTTCCTGTCGGGGCTGTCGTGCCGCTGTAGGCGATCGTCGCCGTCAGTGTCGTCAGACTGCCAGAGACCGGCGGGTTCGGCGTCACTGTCAGCGTTGTCGTGGTCGCTGTTCCGCTTGTCGCGGCGGTAGTCACGGCCGCGCTGGTGCTGGTCGCGTACGTCGTATCGCCGGAGTACTTCGCGGTATAGCTGTGGGCCGCCGCGCTCGAGAGGGCCGTCGAGGTGAACGTAGCTGCGCCGTTCGTCACCGTCGCCGTTGGCGTCAGGGCGACTCCATCCTGATAGAAAATCACGGTGCCCGTCGGTGCGGTCGTGCCGGAGAACCCAATCGCAGCGGTCAGCGTTGTCAGGCTGCCAGCCACCGGAGGATTCGGCGAAACGGTCAGCTTCGTGGTTGTCGCTGTTCCGCTCGACGCAGCCGTGGCGACCGCCGCACTCGTGCTGGTCGTGAAGTTCGAATCCCCGGAGTAGACCGCGTAGAAGCTATGCGCGGTGGTGCTGCTCAGGGTTGTCGAAGTGTAAGCCGCGACGCCATTAGCAACCGTCGCGGTGGGCGAAAGCGCCGCACCATCGAGATAGAACGTCACCGTGCCTGTCGGTGCGGTCGTCCCCGTGTACCCGATCGCTGCGGTCAGCGTCGTCAGGCTACCCGCTACCGGCGGGTTCGGCGAAACCGTCAACGTGGTCGTCGTCGCGGTTCCCTTGGACGCAGCGGTGGCTACGGAGGGCGATGTACTCGTCGCGTACGTGGAGTCGCCGCCATAGACCGCGTAATAGGTGTGCGCCGTTGTGCTGCTCAGCGTCGTTGAGGTGAAGGTTGCGACCCCGCCCGCCAGCGTACCCGTCGGAGAGAGCGCCGCACCGTCCTGATAGAAGGTCACGGTGCCCGTCGGGGTGGTGGTCGTTCCTGTAGCCCCGGAAACCACCGTTGCAGTCAGCGTCGTGGTCGAACCGCTCGCAGGCTGCGTCGGATTGATCGCGAGCGCGGTCGTGGAAGCGGTGGAGCCGGTGGTCGTCTGGGCGTTCGAGCTTGCGCTCAGATAATTCGAGTCGCCTTGATACGTTGCGACGTAGCTGTGCGTGCTGCTCGATGGCGTAGTCACCGTCAATGTCGTCGTACCGCTTGCGAGCGTAGCCGCCCCCAGACTGCTGGAGCCATCAGCAATCGTCACATTGCCGCTCGGCACAGGATAGGTGCCGCCCAGTCCGGTCACCGTCACCGTGAACGCCGTCGTCCCCGCGGACGCATTCGCCGTGGAGCTCAGCGAAACCGTCGGTGTCGCCTGCGTCACTGTGTAATTGACCTGTGCGGGCGTGTAGCAGGAGAAGTCCGAACTGGTGCTCACGCACGAGGCCAGCAGCACGATGTTGCCTGCCTTTACCGCTGGCGCCGTCACCGTCGCGCTGGTCGATGCGCCCGAACCGGCAAGCGCCGTCGAGTAAGTATTCGTGTCCGTAGTGCCCTGCGGCGCGAGCGTCGCCGTGCCCGTCGGCGTTCCTACGCCTGACTTCGACGTCGCCGTGATCAGCACCGACATCTTCCCGCCCAGCGGCGAGGAGGCTGCAGGGGTCGCGGTGATCGAAAGCTCTTCCGGGCCGACCGAGAACGACGTATTCGAGCTCGACCCCGCATAAGTGGAGTCGCCCGAGTACGCAGCGGTCACGGTGTAGGCGTAGTTCGCCGCGAGCTGGTTCGTCGTGATGCTCGCCGTTCCATTGGAGAGCGTGACAGGACCGAGCGTGACGCCCGTGCTCATCGTCCAGGTGACGGTGCCCGACGGCACCACTCCGCCACCGTTGCCGGAGGTGTCCTTCACGGTCGAGCTGAAAGTGATGTTCTGGCCGTGGGTCGCTCCAGAGTTATCCAGCGTCACCGAGGTGTAGGTCGAGTTCGTCCCGCGTGGATAGAGCTTCGCCAGCGTTGCGAGGTCGAGCGTACCGAGCCCCGTCGTCGGCTCCCAGTTGCCGGGCGTGATCGTAGAGCTTCCGTCCGGCTGCGTGAACAACCCCTTCTCCGGAGCCAGTTCATAGATCGTCGTCGCGATATTGCCGAGACGCGAGCCAGAGGGCATCTCCGCGAGAATGCTCTCAAGCGTCGTTGACAGCGCCTCAAGGCTCGAAACCGTGAAGTCTGGAATATGCCGCAAACCGTCCGCGGGCAAGCCGCTCGCCGTTTGCCAGGTTGGACGCGGCTCTTCGCTCAGCACCCCGAGTTCAGTTCCCGCCGTCGTCACCGCAGCAAGTCCCTGCGAGAAGACTCCCGGCAAACCCACGTCCGCCGTCGTGCCACCAGCGTCGACGAGCACGGTGATGCCTTGCGCGGCGGCCTGCTCCAGCAGCAGCCGCAGGGTCTCCTGCTCGTTGTCGGTGAACTCCGAAGCTGTCGCCGCCGAATGAATTACCAGCACCTTGGCCGTGTTGGCGTTGATCGCCTCAGCAAGGTCCTCGAAGGATCCACGTCCCGTCGAAGCAACAGCAGAACCATCAGCCACCAGCGCAAACGGATGCGTCTCCGGCAAGGTCGTCATGCCGCTCACCAGCAGGACGTCGTTGGCAAGCGTTGTCGGAATCGTCGGCTGAACCGTCGCGTCCACGTATTCCTGGCCACTCAACGCCACGCGATGCAGCGCAGGCGCAAACGCCGCTTCGACGCCCGATCGATTTCCAGAAAGCGCGACACCTGTACCTTGCGCGCTCGTCACCTGAAGATTGTTCTTCGCCGCGTAGCTATGCAGCGAGGTCAACTGCGCGTCGGTCGCCCCGAACTGCGTAGTGAACTGCGCAGGCGTCAACCATTGGTGATAGTTCGCGTTCCCACTCGTCTGCAGATCGGCAAGATAGCTCTTCAGTGAAGCTTCGCGGTCGCTCGTCGGCCGTAGATAGACGCGCGCTTTCACCGGCGTACTCGCGGGCAGAACACCCAGATCGGTTGTGGAGGCGGCAGCAGCGTACTTCTGCCCGGCACCGGCCAGAGGCAACAGCGCAGCAGCCATTACGGTAGAAACCCGAAGAAACCGGCAGAAGGACAGCAAATTTTTCATAACTTGGACGTAACCAGTGTCGCGTCGGGTGACGAGAAAGGCAAGAATCAACCTTGCCAATGGCAACTCTTCTGTGGAAAAACCCGCTCCACGCCGACTATTCGGCGACGCGAGACAGAAAGGCCTCCGTACCCGTCTAATCTCTAACTGCGACATGATGATGCGACGATCTCTCTCCCTCCCGACTCTCCTGCTGACCGCGACACTCGCTCTACCGGCTCTCGCACAGCAACCGAAGCCCGCGAATACCACGGCTCCCTTCGCCGACGCACTTGCCGGTCGCACCACCGTGAAAGTGCTGCCCAACGGCCTGACGATCGTGATCTCCGAGCGACACGAAGCTCCGGTCTTCAGCTTCCACACCACGGTGAACGTAGGCTCCGTCGATGACCCGCAAGGTCAAAGCGGACTCGCCCACATGTTCGAACACATCGCCTTCAAGGGCACGACCGAGATCGGCACGAAGAACTACGAGCAGGAGAAGGTTGCGCTCGCCAATGTCGAGCAGCTCAACCGCATCTACGAAACCGAAGCCCACCGCTCGCATCCAGACCAGCATCAGCTGGAGCGCCTGAAGAAGGCCCGTGAAGAAGCCATCGAAGCCGCGCAGCGCTTCGTCATCCCGAACCAGTTCTCGGAGCTAGCCGAATCGAACGGCGCGGTAGGTCTGAACGCCTCCACCAGCGAAGACTCCACCGACTACTTCTGGTCGATGCCGTCGAACCGCCTCGAACTCTGGGCGTACCTTGAAAGCTCTCGCATCGGCTGGCCGGTCGCTCGCGAGTTTTACAAGGAACGCGACGTCGTCAACGAAGAGCGTCGTATGCGCATCGACTCCTCTCCGCAGGGTCGTCTCGTCGAAGAGTTTCTCGCCGCCGCTTACATGGCGCATCCCTACGGACGCCCCGGTGTGGGCTGGGAGTCGGACATCACGCAGGTGACCGCGACCGAGGCGATGGAGTTTCACCGCAAGTACTATGCGCCCTCGAACATCGTCGTCGCGCTGGTCGGCGACATCGATCCAAAAACCGCTCTGCCGCTGCTTGAGAAATACTTTGGTCGCATCCCTGCCGGGCCGCTGGCCCCGCCACTCACCACTGTCGAGCCTCACCAGAACGCCGAGCGCACCGTCGTCCTGCACGAAGCATCGCAGCCGATCTACATCGAGGGCTACCATCGTCCGGACTTCCACTCCCCCGACGACGCGGTCTACGAAGCGATCTCCGATATCTTCTCGAACGGTCGCACCTCGCGCCTCTATCGCTCGCTCGTGCGCGACCAGCGCATCGCGCTCGCGGCTGAAGGTTTCACCGGCTTCCCCGGCCAGAAGTATCCCAGCATGTTCGCGTTCTACGCTCTGCCCATGCAGGGTCATACCAACGCGGAACTCGCTGACGCGATCCACAAAGAGCTCGACCGCATGAAGACCGAGGACGTGACGGACGACGAACTCGCGCGCTTCAAAGCGTCCGAACGCGCTGCATTGCTGCGCTCACTGGGCGACAACGCCAGCCTCGCCGGCCAGCTTGCCGACTACCAGACACGCTTCGGAGACTGGAAAGCCATGTTTCAAGACCTTGCCGACATCGACAACGTAACCAAGGCCGACATCCGCCGCGTAGCCCAGCAAACCTTCGTCACGGCCAACCGTACCGTGGCCCGCATCGAGTTCAAGGCGCCCACCGCGCCACAAGCTCCGGCGGTCGAAGGAGGTGCCCGATGAAGCGCACACTCGCCGCTGTCTTGTTGATCGCCTCTGCCACGTCCGTCCTTGCGCAGGAAGGCGGCTACCCCCATGAGCGCGCGCCGTGGGAAGAGATCGTCACGCCTCCGCTGCACGCATTCCATCCTGAACCGCCGCGTCACCTCACCCTGCCCAACGGCATCGAGATCTTCCTCGAAGAGGACCACGAACTGCCGTTCATCACCGGGTACATGCGCATTCGCGGTGGCAGCCGTGATGAGCCTGCGGACAAACTCGGTCTCGTCTCGCTCTACGGCCAGAGCTGGCGCACCTCCGGCACCTCCACCACGCCCGGCGACAAACTCGATGACCAACTGGCACTGAAGGCCGCCTCGATCGAAACCGGTAGCGGACAGGCATCGACCTACGTCAGCCTCAACTGCTTCACACAGGACTTCGACAGCACCTTCGCCTCCGCACTCGATCTGCTGCGCCACCCGCAATTCCAGCAGACGAAGCTCGATCTGGCGCGCCGATCTGCGATGACCGGCATCCTCCGTCGCAACGATGAAGCCGACGGCATCGCCGTTCGCGAAGCGCTGCAAATCGCCTACGGCAAGGACAATCCCTACGGCCGCACCACGCAGTTAGCCACGTTGAGCAGCATCATGCTCGACGACTTGAACGCCTGGCACAAGCGCACCGTCGTGGGCTCCAACATCATCGTGGGCATGGTCGGCGACTTCGACGCAAAGGCCCTCGAAGCCAAGCTGCGCAAGGCTTTCGAGAGCATCCCCCGTGGAGAGAAGCTCGCCGCGCCGAAGGTAGCGTTCTCCGACGCCAAGCCGGGCATTTACTTCGCCGCAAAGGACGATGTAAACCAGTCCAACATCTACCTCGTGGGCCTCGGCACCGAAGAGTCGAACCCCGACTACTACGCGCTGAGCGTCATGAACGAGATCTTCTCCGGCGGCTTTGGCTCGCGCGTCGTGCAGGACGTCCGCACACGCCTCGGACTCGCCTATGAAGTCGGCGGCTCCTTCGGCGCAGCCTACGATCACCCCGGCCTCTTTGCAATCAGTGCTGGAACGCGCTCCGCGCAGACCGTCGCGGCCACACAGGCCATCCTCAAGGACGTCGGCGAGCTGCGCACTGAAACGCCTTCGCCCGAGGAACTGAAGCGCGCCAAGGACGACCTGCTCAACAGCTTCATCTTCCGCTTCGACGACACCGAGAAGATCCTCGCGCAACAGATCACGTTGGCGGTCTACGGCTACCCCGCCGACTTCCTCGAGCGTTATCGTGCGGGCATCGAGAAGGTGACGGCCGAAGATGTT contains the following coding sequences:
- a CDS encoding M16 family metallopeptidase, translating into MKRTLAAVLLIASATSVLAQEGGYPHERAPWEEIVTPPLHAFHPEPPRHLTLPNGIEIFLEEDHELPFITGYMRIRGGSRDEPADKLGLVSLYGQSWRTSGTSTTPGDKLDDQLALKAASIETGSGQASTYVSLNCFTQDFDSTFASALDLLRHPQFQQTKLDLARRSAMTGILRRNDEADGIAVREALQIAYGKDNPYGRTTQLATLSSIMLDDLNAWHKRTVVGSNIIVGMVGDFDAKALEAKLRKAFESIPRGEKLAAPKVAFSDAKPGIYFAAKDDVNQSNIYLVGLGTEESNPDYYALSVMNEIFSGGFGSRVVQDVRTRLGLAYEVGGSFGAAYDHPGLFAISAGTRSAQTVAATQAILKDVGELRTETPSPEELKRAKDDLLNSFIFRFDDTEKILAQQITLAVYGYPADFLERYRAGIEKVTAEDVSRVANKYVQPEKLSIVVVGNPAELDPPLSKLGPVTTLDISIPGAPKE
- a CDS encoding Ig-like domain repeat protein, whose product is MAAALLPLAGAGQKYAAAASTTDLGVLPASTPVKARVYLRPTSDREASLKSYLADLQTSGNANYHQWLTPAQFTTQFGATDAQLTSLHSYAAKNNLQVTSAQGTGVALSGNRSGVEAAFAPALHRVALSGQEYVDATVQPTIPTTLANDVLLVSGMTTLPETHPFALVADGSAVASTGRGSFEDLAEAINANTAKVLVIHSAATASEFTDNEQETLRLLLEQAAAQGITVLVDAGGTTADVGLPGVFSQGLAAVTTAGTELGVLSEEPRPTWQTASGLPADGLRHIPDFTVSSLEALSTTLESILAEMPSGSRLGNIATTIYELAPEKGLFTQPDGSSTITPGNWEPTTGLGTLDLATLAKLYPRGTNSTYTSVTLDNSGATHGQNITFSSTVKDTSGNGGGVVPSGTVTWTMSTGVTLGPVTLSNGTASITTNQLAANYAYTVTAAYSGDSTYAGSSSNTSFSVGPEELSITATPAASSPLGGKMSVLITATSKSGVGTPTGTATLAPQGTTDTNTYSTALAGSGASTSATVTAPAVKAGNIVLLASCVSTSSDFSCYTPAQVNYTVTQATPTVSLSSTANASAGTTAFTVTVTGLGGTYPVPSGNVTIADGSSSLGAATLASGTTTLTVTTPSSSTHSYVATYQGDSNYLSASSNAQTTTGSTASTTALAINPTQPASGSTTTLTATVVSGATGTTTTPTGTVTFYQDGAALSPTGTLAGGVATFTSTTLSSTTAHTYYAVYGGDSTYATSTSPSVATAASKGTATTTTLTVSPNPPVAGSLTTLTAAIGYTGTTAPTGTVTFYLDGAALSPTATVANGVAAYTSTTLSSTTAHSFYAVYSGDSNFTTSTSAAVATAASSGTATTTKLTVSPNPPVAGSLTTLTAAIGFSGTTAPTGTVIFYQDGVALTPTATVTNGAATFTSTALSSAAAHSYTAKYSGDTTYATSTSAAVTTAATSGTATTTTLTVTPNPPVSGSLTTLTATIAYSGTTAPTGTVTFYQDGVALTPAATVTSGTATYTSTVLSGTSTHSYSAAYSGDGTYAASTSAAVSTAASGATTTTTTLAVSPNPPVSGSLTTLKATVVFSGTTTPTGTVTFYQDGVALTPAATLVVSGTTATGTFTTTTLSSTTAHTYYAVYSGDSTYSSSTSAAVATAAASGTVASTTTLTSSASSVSSGGSVTLTAKVASGATSSTTVPTGTVTFVSATQGTLGTASLASGAASLTVTLTTAGTQNITAVYSGDATYATSTSSATAVTVSSTATANFALSVSPQSVPYGSSVTLSIGLTAIPTSGTTGPAGTVTFTLTPNAGGSNIVYVATLNTTSTTTASASVTFQAPAAGNYTVTATCTGTNFSCTGLSSSAGLLVTKVVTVTNLGATPTTPTAGVQETLTAYVAFAYATTNATCTGGVTFYVNGSAVSTQLLSSNQASYSLTVPTTTSYKIYAIYLGDTNCAGSTSSVTTLAIPPATTTTAVSANYSTALQGSNEVFTALVTSVASTSNSNPGVPSGTVTFYDTASGIQTAIGSATLTAAGTQTATASIQTTGLAAGPHTITASFAGSTYFSSSDSSSVSVTIQDFTLQLSPTSASKTKGQTVTALATIAAQYGFTGSVVMGCVVPSTSYTTCTFSPTVLTGGGGITTMTITTTAAKAELRHGPYDIEFAGGAGVLAMLGWLVGRRRKQWKGTSLMFFALATVLLTGAMGCTTVNSEGTTTGSGGGTSSTSGTPSGTLQFTITGSGTDGRTTNHHTVSYSVTVQ
- a CDS encoding M16 family metallopeptidase, translating into MRRSLSLPTLLLTATLALPALAQQPKPANTTAPFADALAGRTTVKVLPNGLTIVISERHEAPVFSFHTTVNVGSVDDPQGQSGLAHMFEHIAFKGTTEIGTKNYEQEKVALANVEQLNRIYETEAHRSHPDQHQLERLKKAREEAIEAAQRFVIPNQFSELAESNGAVGLNASTSEDSTDYFWSMPSNRLELWAYLESSRIGWPVAREFYKERDVVNEERRMRIDSSPQGRLVEEFLAAAYMAHPYGRPGVGWESDITQVTATEAMEFHRKYYAPSNIVVALVGDIDPKTALPLLEKYFGRIPAGPLAPPLTTVEPHQNAERTVVLHEASQPIYIEGYHRPDFHSPDDAVYEAISDIFSNGRTSRLYRSLVRDQRIALAAEGFTGFPGQKYPSMFAFYALPMQGHTNAELADAIHKELDRMKTEDVTDDELARFKASERAALLRSLGDNASLAGQLADYQTRFGDWKAMFQDLADIDNVTKADIRRVAQQTFVTANRTVARIEFKAPTAPQAPAVEGGAR